A portion of the Krasilnikovia cinnamomea genome contains these proteins:
- a CDS encoding ABC transporter substrate-binding protein, protein MSGQPTRPAFRVALAGTLGVGLAFSLAACGSSDDTKSGGSGASAQAIDCSPYTKYGDLKGKSVSVFASIVTPEDQAYKDSYKPFENCTGVTIKYEGDKSFETQVLVRAQAGNPPDIAIVPQPGLLKQLVATGKAVPASPEVGANVDKFWSKDWREYGTVDGKFYAAPSGASIKSLVWYSPTFFKDNGYQVPKTLDELKTLTDKMVADKKIPKPWCAGISSGEATGWPVTDWMEDFVLRLSGPETYDKWVKHQIPFNGPESTAALDAVGQYLKNPAYVNGGLGDVKSIATTTFQDAGLPILEGQCALHRQASFYAANFAKGTKVAEDGEVFAFYLPGKDTASKPLLGGGEFNLAFADRPEVKAFQQYLSTDTWANVKASVSQGWVSANKGLDISKLGSPIDKLAATLLQDPAAVFRFDGSDQMPAAIGSNAFWKQATNWITGQDTQTTVNNIEKAWPK, encoded by the coding sequence ATGTCCGGTCAACCAACCAGACCCGCATTCCGGGTCGCCCTCGCCGGAACCCTCGGCGTGGGGCTGGCGTTCAGCCTGGCCGCGTGCGGTAGCAGCGACGACACGAAGAGCGGCGGCTCCGGCGCGTCGGCCCAGGCAATCGACTGTTCTCCATACACCAAGTACGGCGACCTCAAGGGCAAGTCGGTGTCGGTGTTCGCCAGCATCGTCACGCCGGAGGACCAGGCGTACAAGGATTCCTACAAACCATTCGAGAACTGCACCGGGGTCACGATCAAATACGAGGGCGACAAGTCCTTCGAGACCCAGGTCCTGGTCCGGGCCCAGGCCGGCAATCCGCCCGACATCGCGATCGTGCCGCAGCCCGGACTGCTGAAACAGCTCGTGGCCACCGGCAAGGCGGTGCCCGCGTCACCGGAGGTCGGGGCCAACGTCGACAAGTTCTGGAGCAAGGACTGGAGGGAGTACGGCACGGTCGACGGCAAGTTCTACGCCGCGCCGTCCGGGGCCAGCATCAAGAGCCTGGTCTGGTACTCCCCCACCTTCTTCAAGGACAACGGCTACCAGGTCCCGAAGACCCTCGACGAGCTGAAGACGCTCACCGACAAGATGGTCGCGGACAAGAAGATCCCCAAGCCCTGGTGCGCGGGCATCTCCAGCGGTGAGGCCACCGGCTGGCCGGTCACCGACTGGATGGAGGACTTCGTGCTCCGGCTCTCCGGCCCGGAGACCTACGACAAGTGGGTGAAGCACCAGATCCCGTTCAACGGCCCCGAATCCACCGCGGCGCTCGACGCGGTCGGGCAGTACCTGAAGAACCCGGCGTACGTCAACGGCGGCCTGGGTGACGTCAAGAGCATCGCCACCACCACCTTCCAGGACGCGGGTCTGCCGATCCTGGAGGGCCAGTGCGCGCTGCACCGGCAGGCCAGCTTCTACGCCGCGAACTTCGCGAAGGGGACGAAGGTCGCCGAGGACGGCGAGGTCTTCGCGTTCTACCTGCCCGGCAAGGACACCGCCAGCAAGCCGCTGCTCGGCGGCGGCGAGTTCAACCTGGCGTTCGCGGACCGGCCCGAGGTCAAGGCGTTCCAGCAGTACCTGTCCACGGACACCTGGGCCAACGTGAAGGCCTCGGTCTCGCAGGGCTGGGTCAGCGCCAACAAGGGACTGGACATCAGCAAGCTGGGCAGCCCGATCGACAAGCTCGCCGCCACGCTGCTGCAGGACCCGGCCGCGGTGTTCCGCTTCGACGGCTCCGACCAGATGCCGGCGGCCATCGGCTCCAACGCGTTCTGGAAGCAGGCGACGAACTGGATCACCGGCCAGGACACCCAGACGACGGTGAACAACATCGAGAAGGCCTGGCCGAAGTAG
- the ppdK gene encoding pyruvate, phosphate dikinase: MAETFVYDFADGNRDLKDLLGGKGANLAEMTNLGLPVPPGFTITTTACRRYLADGHRPAGLDAQIAEHLATLEAAMGRRLGDAADPLLVSVRSGAVHSMPGMMETVLNVGLNDDSVIGLSAQAGGNDRFAWDSYRRLIQMFGKTVCEVPGEDFEEAISEVKRAKGVRDDLALDADDLRGLVTVFKKIFAKHTGHDFPQDPREQLDLAIEAVFRSWNAERAVLYRRQERIPADLGTAVNICSMVFGNLGADSGTGVAFTRDPATGEPGVYGDYLANAQGEDVVAGIRNTVPLQDLERLDKKSFDELMRIMSTLEEHYRDLCDIEFTIERGKLWMLQTRVGKRTAAAAFRIAAGLVAEGRIDLDEALRRVSGAQLAQLMFPRFDLSSEPTPLTRGVGASPGAAVGQAVFDSRRAVELAADGVPVILVRRETNPDDLAGMIAAQGILTSRGGKTSHAAVVARGMGKTCVCGADELEVGRDAFTVGGTRIEEGQVVSIDGTTGRVYLGPVPVRPSEVVRYFEGELDAGYSDDPLVAAVHLIMSHADAQRRLRVRTNADTGADAARARRFGAEGIGLCRTEHMFLGDRRELVERLILAATDTERADALAALLPLQRADFVDILREMDGLPVTVRLIDPPLHEFLPSLEDLAVQVAVAHERGEDAGRTEEMLAAVRRMHEQNPMLGLRGVRLGLVIPGLFAMQVRAIAEAAATLAREGRDPRPEIMVPLVGAVQELETVRAEAEKIIAEVIGDAGVTVLIGTMIEVPRAALTAGQIAEAAEFFSFGTNDLTQMAWGFSRDDVEGAFFWKYLELGIFGISPFESLDRDGVGRLVRIAVQEGRAARPDLKLGVCGEHGGDPESVHFFHEAGLDYVSCSPFRVPVARLEAGRAAL, translated from the coding sequence ATGGCCGAGACGTTCGTGTACGACTTCGCCGACGGCAACCGGGACCTCAAGGACCTGCTCGGCGGCAAGGGCGCGAACCTGGCCGAGATGACGAACCTGGGCCTGCCCGTGCCGCCCGGTTTCACCATCACGACCACCGCCTGCCGCCGCTACCTCGCCGACGGGCACCGCCCCGCCGGGCTCGACGCCCAGATCGCCGAGCACCTGGCCACCCTGGAAGCCGCCATGGGACGCCGCCTCGGCGACGCCGCGGACCCGCTGCTGGTCTCCGTACGCTCCGGTGCGGTGCACTCCATGCCCGGCATGATGGAGACCGTCCTCAACGTCGGCCTCAACGACGATTCCGTGATCGGCCTGTCCGCCCAGGCGGGCGGCAACGACCGGTTCGCGTGGGACTCCTACCGCAGGCTCATCCAGATGTTCGGCAAGACCGTGTGCGAGGTCCCGGGCGAGGACTTCGAGGAGGCCATCTCCGAGGTCAAGCGCGCCAAGGGGGTCCGCGACGACCTGGCGCTGGACGCCGACGACCTGCGCGGGCTCGTCACCGTCTTCAAGAAGATCTTCGCCAAGCACACCGGGCACGACTTCCCGCAGGACCCGCGCGAGCAGCTCGACCTCGCCATCGAGGCGGTGTTCCGTTCCTGGAACGCCGAACGCGCCGTGCTGTACCGCCGCCAGGAGCGCATCCCCGCCGACCTGGGCACCGCCGTGAACATCTGCTCCATGGTCTTCGGCAACCTGGGCGCCGACTCCGGCACCGGCGTCGCGTTCACCCGCGACCCCGCCACCGGCGAGCCGGGCGTGTACGGCGACTACCTCGCCAACGCCCAGGGCGAGGACGTGGTCGCGGGAATCCGCAACACGGTGCCCCTGCAGGACCTGGAGCGGCTCGACAAGAAGTCCTTCGACGAGCTGATGCGCATCATGTCCACGTTGGAGGAGCACTACCGCGACCTGTGCGACATCGAGTTCACCATCGAGCGCGGCAAGCTGTGGATGCTGCAGACCCGGGTCGGCAAGCGTACGGCGGCGGCCGCGTTCCGGATCGCCGCCGGGCTGGTCGCCGAGGGCCGCATCGACCTGGACGAGGCGCTGCGCCGCGTCTCCGGCGCCCAGCTCGCCCAGCTGATGTTCCCCCGCTTCGACCTGTCCAGTGAGCCGACCCCGCTGACCCGTGGCGTCGGCGCCTCCCCGGGCGCCGCGGTCGGCCAGGCCGTGTTCGACTCGCGCCGCGCGGTGGAGCTGGCCGCCGACGGCGTACCCGTGATCCTGGTCCGCCGGGAGACCAACCCGGACGACCTCGCCGGGATGATCGCCGCCCAGGGCATCCTCACCTCGCGCGGCGGCAAGACCAGCCACGCCGCCGTGGTGGCCCGGGGCATGGGCAAGACCTGCGTCTGCGGCGCCGACGAGCTGGAGGTCGGCCGGGACGCGTTCACGGTCGGCGGCACCCGCATCGAGGAGGGCCAGGTCGTCTCCATCGACGGCACCACCGGCCGGGTGTACCTGGGCCCGGTGCCGGTGCGCCCGTCCGAGGTGGTGCGCTACTTCGAGGGCGAGCTGGACGCCGGGTACAGCGACGACCCGCTGGTCGCCGCCGTGCACCTGATCATGTCGCACGCGGACGCTCAGCGGCGGCTGCGGGTGCGCACCAACGCCGACACCGGCGCGGACGCGGCCCGGGCGCGGCGCTTCGGCGCCGAGGGCATCGGCCTGTGCCGCACCGAGCACATGTTCCTCGGCGACCGCCGCGAGCTGGTGGAGCGCCTGATCCTGGCGGCCACGGACACCGAGCGCGCGGACGCGCTGGCCGCCCTGCTGCCGCTGCAGCGCGCCGACTTCGTCGACATCCTGCGCGAGATGGACGGCCTGCCCGTCACCGTGCGGCTCATCGACCCGCCGCTGCACGAGTTCCTGCCCTCGCTGGAGGACCTCGCGGTGCAGGTCGCGGTGGCGCACGAGCGCGGCGAGGACGCCGGGCGCACCGAGGAGATGCTGGCGGCGGTGCGCCGGATGCACGAGCAGAACCCGATGCTGGGTCTGCGGGGCGTACGTCTCGGTCTGGTCATTCCGGGCCTGTTCGCGATGCAGGTCCGCGCGATCGCCGAGGCCGCCGCGACGCTGGCCCGCGAGGGCCGCGACCCGCGGCCCGAGATCATGGTGCCGCTGGTCGGCGCCGTGCAGGAGCTGGAGACGGTACGGGCGGAGGCCGAGAAGATCATCGCCGAGGTGATCGGCGATGCCGGGGTGACCGTGCTGATCGGCACGATGATCGAGGTGCCGCGGGCGGCGCTGACCGCCGGGCAGATCGCCGAGGCCGCCGAGTTCTTCTCCTTCGGCACCAACGACCTGACCCAGATGGCGTGGGGCTTCTCCCGCGACGACGTGGAGGGCGCCTTCTTCTGGAAGTACCTGGAGCTGGGCATCTTCGGCATCTCGCCGTTCGAGTCGCTGGACCGCGACGGCGTCGGGCGGCTGGTCCGCATCGCCGTCCAGGAGGGCCGGGCGGCCCGTCCGGACCTGAAGCTCGGCGTGTGTGGCGAGCACGGCGGCGACCCCGAGTCGGTGCACTTCTTCCACGAGGCGGGGCTGGACTACGTGTCCTGCTCCCCGTTCCGGGTACCCGTGGCGCGGCTGGAAGCCGGACGCGCCGCCCTGTGA
- a CDS encoding M36 family metallopeptidase, giving the protein MRRPRRSAVVGIIATTLVVTAPIGAAASPQAPPPATPLTGAPTGSEYDFVDNRPGTAAPSAAQRSLVPGDGVVARWNRLGTPASLTPTTRRALAAGPAADPETVARRYLKGSQALFAQRTTDVDSMQTIAQTKVGAGTVVLLRQRYGGLPAAHDGLVAVAVKGGDVLRVTSSLSPRTERPAPATLAPAAALAKALADARIPRAELAQHRIRPVAVPMPGAAPRAAFEVVVLSSEADHPLGYTTYVDARSGEVLIRENLVNFDADNPRWKVFPATPTGTSDTRQTWCARTATDCARTVLDPATGRDWDIDPATGASSSTTVGNSAETVRYWGNGTPQIPAAARPDREYTYPFTNQWNATKCDPASLNSPEQADADAATANLFAMHNRMHDWAYHLGFTEATWNLQKTNTRYGKGGDPEHGNAQQGAATQNIRNNANQSTPPDGMLPVTNMYMWQPFAGSAYPPCVDGDFDMTVIGHEYTHAISNRMVAGPDANLSSSQGGAMGESWSDLMAMEYLFESGYTPRGNTPFVTGAYVTGDNASGIRNYDMSNSPLNYSNYGYDRFPGVHPDGEIWSATNVDVRRALIAKYGAGTRAQQESCANGTTPVTECPGNRRWVQLVFDSFLLQATGQVSMLDMRDNMITADALRFGGANADLLWNAFAARGFGAGAASGPSDTDPVPSFASPVVDNIEATFKPLGDATGKPVRLYIGDYESGVVPVADTDPATAIPDTVTLAPGTYRFYAVGRGFGGKRWTQTLYPGGSPVLGVVLPTNLASSASGATVTGDGTGLGALADDAEASAWSAGGGAAGRQVTVDLAGDTAKLVSRVQLSTFGGGFSGLRQFEVLACDATRGQDCTTDAGYRSVFTSAADAFPAGQFRPKVPQQILRSFPVRPTPATHVRLRTLQNQCTGNPLYAGEQDNDPRAATDCATASAAAQSVNATEFQVFSS; this is encoded by the coding sequence GTGCGCAGACCCAGAAGGTCCGCCGTCGTCGGAATAATCGCCACCACACTGGTTGTCACCGCGCCGATCGGCGCCGCCGCCAGTCCGCAGGCCCCACCGCCCGCCACCCCGCTGACCGGCGCACCCACCGGCTCGGAATACGACTTCGTCGACAACCGTCCCGGCACCGCCGCGCCCTCCGCCGCCCAACGGTCGCTGGTGCCCGGCGACGGGGTCGTCGCCCGCTGGAACCGGCTGGGCACCCCCGCCTCGCTCACCCCCACCACCCGCCGGGCGCTGGCCGCCGGGCCCGCCGCCGACCCCGAGACGGTCGCCCGGCGCTACCTCAAGGGCAGCCAGGCGCTGTTCGCGCAGCGCACGACGGACGTCGACAGCATGCAGACCATCGCGCAGACCAAGGTCGGCGCGGGCACGGTCGTGCTGCTGCGCCAACGCTACGGCGGCCTGCCCGCCGCCCACGACGGCCTGGTGGCCGTGGCGGTCAAGGGCGGTGACGTCCTGCGGGTCACCTCGTCGCTGAGCCCGCGCACCGAACGCCCCGCCCCGGCCACCCTCGCCCCGGCCGCCGCGCTGGCCAAGGCCCTCGCGGACGCCCGGATACCCCGGGCCGAACTCGCCCAGCACCGCATCCGCCCGGTGGCCGTGCCGATGCCCGGCGCCGCCCCGCGCGCCGCGTTCGAGGTGGTCGTGCTCTCGAGCGAAGCGGACCACCCGCTGGGATACACCACCTACGTCGACGCGCGCAGCGGCGAGGTGCTGATCCGCGAGAACCTGGTCAACTTCGACGCCGACAACCCGCGCTGGAAGGTCTTCCCCGCCACCCCGACCGGCACCTCGGACACCCGGCAGACCTGGTGCGCCCGGACCGCGACCGACTGCGCCCGGACCGTGCTCGACCCGGCGACCGGCCGGGACTGGGACATCGACCCCGCCACCGGCGCGTCCTCGTCGACCACCGTCGGCAACTCCGCCGAGACGGTGCGGTACTGGGGCAACGGCACCCCGCAGATTCCGGCCGCCGCCCGCCCCGACCGCGAGTACACGTACCCGTTCACCAACCAGTGGAACGCCACCAAGTGCGATCCGGCGTCGCTGAACTCCCCGGAGCAGGCCGACGCCGACGCCGCCACCGCGAACCTGTTCGCGATGCACAACCGGATGCACGACTGGGCGTACCACCTGGGCTTCACCGAGGCCACCTGGAACCTGCAGAAGACCAACACCCGGTACGGCAAGGGCGGCGACCCCGAGCACGGCAACGCCCAGCAGGGCGCCGCCACCCAGAACATCCGCAACAACGCCAACCAGTCCACCCCGCCGGACGGGATGCTGCCGGTCACGAACATGTACATGTGGCAGCCGTTCGCCGGCTCCGCGTACCCGCCGTGTGTCGACGGCGACTTCGACATGACCGTGATCGGGCACGAGTACACCCACGCGATCTCGAACCGGATGGTCGCCGGGCCGGACGCCAATCTCAGCTCGTCCCAGGGCGGCGCGATGGGTGAGAGCTGGTCCGACCTGATGGCGATGGAGTACCTGTTCGAGAGCGGCTACACCCCGCGCGGCAACACGCCGTTCGTCACCGGGGCGTACGTCACCGGCGACAACGCCAGCGGCATCCGCAACTACGACATGAGCAACAGCCCGCTCAACTACAGCAACTACGGCTACGACCGCTTCCCCGGGGTGCACCCCGACGGCGAGATCTGGAGCGCCACGAACGTCGACGTCCGCCGCGCCCTGATCGCCAAGTACGGCGCCGGCACCCGGGCGCAGCAGGAGAGCTGCGCGAACGGCACCACGCCGGTGACCGAGTGCCCCGGCAACCGCCGCTGGGTGCAGCTCGTCTTCGACTCGTTCCTGCTGCAGGCCACCGGCCAGGTCAGCATGCTCGACATGCGCGACAACATGATCACGGCGGACGCGCTGCGCTTCGGCGGCGCCAACGCCGACCTGTTGTGGAACGCGTTCGCGGCGCGCGGTTTCGGCGCCGGTGCGGCCAGTGGCCCGTCCGACACCGACCCCGTGCCCAGCTTCGCCTCACCGGTCGTCGACAACATCGAGGCCACGTTCAAACCGCTGGGCGACGCCACGGGCAAGCCCGTGCGGCTGTACATCGGCGACTACGAGTCCGGTGTGGTCCCGGTCGCCGACACCGATCCGGCCACCGCGATCCCGGACACGGTGACCCTGGCCCCGGGCACGTACCGGTTCTACGCGGTCGGCCGCGGCTTCGGCGGCAAGCGGTGGACCCAGACGCTGTACCCGGGCGGCAGTCCGGTCCTCGGCGTGGTGCTGCCCACCAACCTCGCCTCCTCCGCCTCGGGTGCCACGGTCACCGGTGACGGTACGGGGCTCGGCGCGCTGGCCGACGACGCCGAGGCGAGCGCGTGGAGCGCGGGCGGCGGCGCGGCCGGCCGGCAGGTCACCGTGGACCTGGCCGGGGACACCGCCAAGCTGGTGTCCCGGGTGCAGCTGAGCACGTTCGGCGGCGGGTTCAGCGGGCTGCGCCAGTTCGAGGTGCTGGCCTGCGATGCCACCCGTGGCCAGGACTGCACCACCGACGCCGGGTACCGCAGCGTCTTCACCAGCGCGGCGGACGCGTTCCCGGCCGGGCAGTTCCGGCCGAAGGTGCCGCAGCAGATCCTGCGCTCGTTCCCGGTCCGGCCGACCCCGGCCACCCACGTGCGGCTGCGTACCCTGCAGAACCAGTGCACCGGTAACCCGCTCTACGCGGGCGAGCAGGACAACGACCCGCGCGCCGCCACGGACTGCGCTACCGCGTCGGCCGCCGCCCAGTCGGTGAACGCCACGGAGTTCCAGGTCTTCAGTAGCTGA
- a CDS encoding carbohydrate ABC transporter permease, whose translation MFAAVMGVILFVAGRVGGRRNDRVVAYAYLAPALLMLAVGLVYPGIRTIYQSFFDASLQSFIGLDNYKTIFTDPDQLVVLRNTVLWVVVTPFVATAIGMLYAILVDKARMESFAKALIFLPMAISFVGASIIWRFVYTYRPDQPGVQQIGLLNQIIVWFGGEPQQWLVESPLNTFLLIVVMIWIQSGFAMTVLSAAIKAIPDDIVEAARLDGVGPWGMFRFVTLPSIRPAVVVVLTTIGIGTLKVFDIVRTMTGGQFDTSVIANEFYSQSFRSDNQGLGAALAVLLFILVIPIVVYNVRHLRASESR comes from the coding sequence ATGTTCGCGGCGGTCATGGGCGTGATCCTCTTCGTCGCCGGGCGCGTCGGCGGGCGGCGCAACGACCGGGTCGTCGCGTACGCCTACCTGGCGCCCGCACTGCTCATGCTGGCCGTCGGCCTGGTCTATCCCGGCATACGCACCATCTACCAGTCGTTCTTCGACGCGAGCCTGCAGAGCTTCATCGGCCTCGACAACTACAAGACGATCTTCACCGACCCTGATCAGCTCGTGGTGCTGCGCAACACGGTCCTGTGGGTGGTGGTGACACCGTTCGTGGCCACGGCGATCGGCATGCTCTACGCGATCCTGGTGGACAAGGCCCGGATGGAGTCGTTCGCCAAGGCGCTGATCTTCCTGCCCATGGCGATCTCGTTCGTCGGCGCGTCGATCATCTGGCGGTTCGTGTACACGTACCGTCCGGACCAGCCCGGGGTGCAGCAGATCGGGCTGCTCAACCAGATCATCGTCTGGTTCGGCGGCGAGCCTCAGCAGTGGCTGGTCGAGTCGCCGCTGAACACGTTCCTGCTGATCGTGGTGATGATCTGGATCCAGTCCGGGTTCGCGATGACCGTGCTGTCGGCGGCCATCAAGGCCATCCCCGACGACATCGTGGAGGCGGCGCGACTCGACGGGGTCGGCCCGTGGGGCATGTTCCGGTTCGTGACCCTGCCCAGCATCCGCCCGGCCGTGGTCGTCGTGCTCACCACGATCGGCATCGGAACCCTGAAGGTCTTCGACATCGTCCGGACCATGACCGGCGGCCAGTTCGACACCAGCGTGATCGCCAACGAGTTCTACAGCCAGAGCTTCCGCAGCGACAACCAGGGGCTCGGCGCCGCGCTGGCGGTGCTGCTGTTCATCCTGGTCATTCCGATCGTCGTCTACAACGTCCGGCACTTGCGAGCCTCGGAGTCACGATGA
- a CDS encoding carbohydrate ABC transporter permease yields the protein MSTTSDAQTAPLTAQKPTAAAVAKRRLTSPWASLAAVIIAVVWTIPTFGLLISSFRPEKEIKTTGWWMFFSDPTVTLDNYRAVLDPETGVGLGDYFVNSIVIAIPSVLIPLFLASLAAYAFAWIKFPGRNLLFLAVFALQVVPLQVALIPLLRLYVSSGLSNTFWTLWLSHSAFALPLAIYLLHNFMREVPAGLLEAARIDGAGHVAIFFRVLLPVMLPAMAAFAIFQFLWVWNDLLVALTFAGGGTEVAPVTVALANLSGTRGTAWHLLSAGAFVSILVPVAIFLLLQRYFVRGLLAGSVKG from the coding sequence ATGAGCACGACCTCTGACGCGCAGACCGCACCGCTGACCGCACAGAAGCCGACCGCCGCGGCGGTCGCCAAACGGCGGCTCACCTCCCCGTGGGCCTCGCTGGCGGCGGTGATCATCGCGGTCGTGTGGACGATCCCCACGTTCGGGCTGCTGATCTCGTCGTTCCGCCCGGAGAAGGAGATCAAGACAACCGGGTGGTGGATGTTCTTCAGCGACCCCACGGTCACGCTGGACAACTACCGGGCGGTCCTGGACCCCGAGACCGGCGTCGGACTCGGCGACTACTTCGTCAACTCGATCGTCATCGCGATCCCCTCCGTACTGATCCCGCTGTTCCTGGCCTCGCTGGCCGCGTACGCGTTCGCCTGGATCAAGTTCCCGGGCCGCAACCTGCTGTTCCTGGCCGTGTTCGCCCTGCAGGTCGTCCCCCTGCAGGTGGCCCTGATCCCGCTGCTCAGGCTGTACGTGAGCAGCGGACTGTCGAACACGTTCTGGACGCTGTGGCTGTCGCACTCGGCGTTCGCGCTGCCGCTGGCCATCTACCTGCTGCACAACTTCATGCGGGAGGTGCCGGCGGGGCTGCTCGAGGCGGCCCGGATCGACGGCGCGGGGCACGTGGCGATCTTCTTCCGGGTGCTGCTGCCGGTGATGCTGCCCGCGATGGCGGCGTTCGCCATCTTCCAGTTCCTGTGGGTGTGGAACGACCTGCTGGTCGCGCTCACCTTCGCCGGGGGTGGCACGGAGGTCGCGCCGGTCACGGTGGCGCTGGCGAACCTCAGCGGCACCCGCGGCACCGCCTGGCACCTGCTGTCGGCGGGCGCCTTCGTGTCGATCCTCGTCCCCGTGGCGATCTTCCTGCTGCTGCAGCGCTACTTCGTCCGCGGCCTGCTGGCGGGCAGCGTGAAGGGCTGA
- a CDS encoding M4 family metallopeptidase — MRIKAILSATTLAASVVLAAAAAPAQAAVGPVTPSFAVDHATSAVRGHATAFAAGAGDTFASRGVIVETNGTSHVHLNRSYLGLPVIGGDVIAHLSETGALRDVTRSQAAPLTLATTPKLSAAGANRAAAAALKGTPNGAATLAVDAIPIVPILVWRTKVDTAKGQFHVLIDAASGKVVDSWAEEQTIEGTGNGFNVGTVALDTTQSGSTYQLKDPERGGTYTVDMNNRRFGKGTLFTDADNTWGTGALSNRQTVAVDAQYGVAETWDYYLENFGRRGIANDGKGSYNRVHYGTGYNNASWSDACFCMTYGDGDGTNYGPFASLDVAGHEMTHGVTSRTAGLIYSGESGGLNESMSDIFGTLVEFHSNNAQDPADYLIGENVALDHEPLRYMDDPSKDGRSAKCWSSTVKNLDVHYSSGVGNHAFFLLAVGSGTHTVNGVTYNSPTCNNGTVTGIGNAAAGAIFYKALTTYMTSNTDYAAARTATLNAARDLYGTGSAQYNATAAAWSAVSVG; from the coding sequence GTGCGCATCAAAGCCATTCTGAGCGCCACGACGCTTGCCGCGTCCGTGGTGCTGGCCGCAGCCGCCGCCCCGGCGCAGGCCGCCGTCGGACCGGTAACCCCCAGTTTCGCGGTCGACCACGCCACCAGCGCCGTGCGGGGCCACGCCACCGCGTTCGCCGCCGGCGCGGGCGACACCTTCGCCTCGCGCGGGGTGATCGTCGAGACCAACGGCACCAGCCACGTTCACCTCAACCGCAGCTACCTTGGACTGCCGGTCATCGGCGGCGACGTCATCGCGCACCTGAGCGAGACCGGCGCCCTGCGCGACGTGACCCGCAGCCAGGCGGCACCCCTCACCCTGGCCACCACCCCGAAGCTCAGCGCCGCCGGGGCGAACCGGGCCGCGGCCGCCGCCCTCAAGGGCACCCCGAACGGCGCCGCCACCCTCGCGGTCGACGCGATCCCGATCGTCCCGATACTGGTCTGGCGCACCAAGGTCGACACCGCGAAGGGACAGTTCCACGTCCTGATCGACGCCGCCAGCGGCAAGGTGGTCGACAGCTGGGCCGAGGAGCAGACCATCGAAGGCACCGGCAACGGCTTCAACGTGGGCACGGTCGCGCTGGACACCACGCAGTCCGGCAGCACCTACCAGCTCAAGGACCCCGAGCGGGGCGGCACATACACCGTGGACATGAACAACCGGCGCTTCGGCAAGGGCACGCTGTTCACCGACGCCGACAACACCTGGGGCACCGGCGCGCTGTCGAACCGCCAGACGGTCGCGGTCGACGCCCAGTACGGCGTCGCCGAGACGTGGGACTACTACCTGGAGAACTTCGGCCGCCGCGGCATCGCGAACGACGGCAAAGGCAGCTACAACCGGGTGCACTACGGCACCGGGTACAACAACGCCAGCTGGTCCGACGCCTGCTTCTGCATGACGTACGGCGACGGCGACGGCACCAACTACGGCCCCTTCGCCTCGCTGGACGTGGCGGGCCACGAGATGACCCACGGCGTCACCTCGCGGACCGCGGGCCTGATTTACAGCGGCGAGTCCGGCGGCCTCAACGAGTCGATGAGCGACATCTTCGGCACCCTGGTCGAGTTCCACTCCAACAACGCCCAGGACCCGGCCGACTACCTGATCGGTGAGAACGTCGCGCTCGACCACGAGCCGCTGCGGTACATGGACGACCCGTCCAAGGACGGCCGGTCGGCGAAGTGCTGGAGCAGCACGGTGAAGAACCTCGACGTGCACTACTCCTCCGGCGTCGGCAACCACGCCTTCTTCCTGCTGGCGGTCGGCAGCGGCACGCACACCGTCAACGGCGTGACGTACAACAGCCCGACCTGCAACAACGGCACGGTCACCGGCATTGGCAACGCCGCCGCCGGGGCGATCTTCTACAAGGCCCTGACCACGTACATGACCTCCAACACGGACTACGCGGCGGCCCGGACCGCCACCCTGAACGCCGCCCGCGACCTGTACGGCACGGGCAGCGCGCAGTACAACGCCACCGCGGCGGCCTGGTCCGCGGTCAGCGTGGGCTGA